GGGAACTCGGCCACCTGGAACTCGAGCTCGAGCTCGTCGTTGCGGGCGTCGATCTCCTTGAGAATCTCGATGTCGTAGCCGGTGAGCTCGTCGTTCTCGTCGAGGAAGGTGTAGGGCTTCGGTGAGGCGCCCGTAGCGACGAGCACCTTCTGAGCGCCCCCGGCGTCGGCTGCCTGAGCCGCGTCGCCCGCGCCCGCCGAGCAGGCCGAGGCCCCCATCGCGACGACCGCGAGAGCGGCGATGGCGAGCGACGTGCGGGTGATGCGAGTCATGGCGGTTCCTTTCGGGAGGGCGCGGGTGCGCCGCTTGGATACTCAGCCAGCGTAGGAACCGCACACACATAACCGCAAATGATGTGTCACATTGTTTCTCTTTATGACTCGATCCGCCGTCGCACGCCGTGCGCCACCCTCATCCAGTCGGCCCGGGCTCCGCCGAGCGGCCCGGCACCGCCGGCCGGCCCGGCACCACCAACCGGCCCGGCTCCGTCGACCGGCCCGGCACCACCAACCGGCCGGCTCCGTCGATCACCCCGCCCCGATCGAGTCGGCCTATTCCTGTCGAGACCGCCCAAAATTCGCGCAACTTAAAGGCCGACTCGACACAAACGGGCTGTCTCGGCGTCAGCAGGCCGTCTCGGCACAAGCAGGCCGACTCGACGCCGCCCGACCCCTCGGCGAGGCCGGGGAGCGACGGCTCGGGATCCGGATCCCTCCCTACTTCAGCCCGGAGCGCACGAAGGCGTCGACCACGTAGCGCTGCAGGAAGATGTAGATCAGGAAGATGGGCAGGCACGCGAGGGCGCTCGCGGCCATGACCGCGCCCCAGTTGTTACCCTCGGCCCCGAGAAAGCTGCGGATGCCGATCTGCACGAGCGCGTCGGACTGGCGCAGGATCAGCGCGGGCCAGAGATACTCGTTCCAGGCGCTGATGAACAGCATGATGCCGAGGGCTGCGAGCGCGGGCCTGAGGTTCGGCACGACGACCTCCCAGAGGGTGCGCCAGGATCCGCGGCCGTCCATGTCGGCGGCGTCGAGCAGCTCGCGCGGGAACGAGTCGAGGTGCTGCTTCAGCATCATCACGGCGAAGGCTGCGGCGAGCTGCGGCACCATCACGCCGAGCACCGTGTTGAGCAGGCCCATCTTCGAGATCAGCACGTAGTTCGGGATCATGGTCACCTGGAAGGGCACGAGCCACGAGCCGACGAAGAGCAGGAAGAGGATCTTCTGCCCGCGGAAGCTCCAGCGGGCGAAGCCGTAGGAGGCGAGGATCGCGATGGCCAGCTGCCCCACGGCCAGGCCGAGCGCCATGCCGAAGGTGTTGCCGAGCATGCCGAGCATCGGGATCGTCTGCCACACGTAGTCGAAGTTCTCGAGGCTGAACGGCCCCGGCACGGGGCTGGTCGAGAGCATCTGATCGGCCGGCCTGAACGCGGTGACGAACATCCAGTAGATCGGGAAGATCGAGATCACGGCGAGCGCGGTGAGGATGACGAAGGCCGGGATCAGGCCGATGCGCCGCTTGGTGCGGGCCCGGGTGAGGGCGCGGGCGGCCTGCTCGAGCCCTTCCCCGGAGCCGGGGGCGACCTGCTGCGGCGCGACGAGGGTGAAGGTCATGTCAGGTCCTTAGTTGTCGTGGAAGCTGAGGCGCTCGCTGAGCTCGACGAACACGAACGCGATCAGCCCGAAGCCGATGAAGAACAGCACGCCGGCGGCCGAGGACATGCCGGCGTCGAAGTTGCGGAAGCCGAACTGGTAGAGCAGGTAGTAGATGTTGGTGGAGCTGCCGCTCGGCCCGCCCTGGGTGGTGAGGTCGATGATCGGGAAGGTCCACTGCGCTGAGAGCAGGATCGTCATGAGCGAGAGGAACACGAGCGAGGGCGACAGCAGCGGCAGTGTGATGCCCCAGGTGATCCGCCACGGCTTCGCGCCGTCGACCCCGGCCGCGTGCGCGTAGTCCGGGCTGATCCCCGAGAGACCAGCGGAGACGACGAGCACGCCGAAGCCGAGCATCTGCCAGCCCACGATCACGACGACCGCGGTCATCGACGAGTCGGGACTGCGGAAGACGTCGCCCATCTCGATGCCGAGGGTGCGCGCGACGGCGGGGATCGTGCCGCCCTCGGGCGCGAAGAGCCAGCGCCAGATCGCGCTCGTCGCCACCGGGGTGACGAGGAAGGGCACGAAGATGAGGGCCTGGTAGATCGTCTTCGCCCTGCCGGCCACGCGGCGGGAGATCAGGGCGAACACCACGGGCAGGGCGACCGAGAGGATCAGGAAGGCGCCGATGTAGAGGCCGGTGTTGAGGAGCGCCTGGTGCAGTTCGGGCAGCGTGAGCACCGTGGCGTAGTTCTCGAAGCCGACGGGCACCTTCTCCTGCGCGGGCAGCATATTCCAGTCGTAGAACGAGAGCTCGAAGGTCTGGGCCAGGGGCCAGTAGGTCCAGACGACGAGCAGGATCACCGCGGGCAGCACGTACAGGTACGGGGCGGCGTCGAATCGGCGCCTGATGCGGCGCCTCGGATCCTCCGGCGCTTCGCCGGGTGCGGAGCGGGCCCCGTGCGGGGCCCGCTCCGAGACAGGCTGCGTCGCGTGCGCGGCCTGCTGCGGAAGTACCTCGATGAACATCAGGCGAGCGCGGGCTCGGACTCGACGGCGGTCATCGCCATCTCGGCGCCGACCTCCTCCAGCGAGAGCGCGGTCCAGGAGCGCAGCTGCTCGGCGGTGATCCTGTAGACCGTCGAGAACTCCCCGATCGGCACGACCGTGTGCATCACGCGGTCGTCGTAGAAGTGCACGAGGTTGAAGCCCTGCGCACCGTCCTGGCCCCGCATGCCGCCGCTCTCCACGTTCAGGTCCTGCGTGTAGCAGGTCGCCGAGGCCACCGACACCGGCACGCCGCCGATGTCGCTGAAGGTGTTGAAGTGCAGGTGGCCGCCGAGCACGGCGCGCACGTCGGTGCCCCTGAGCGCCTCGGCGAATCGGGCCTGGTCGCGCAGCTCGACGACCTCGATGGGCTCGAGCAGCGAGGGCACCGGCGGGTGGTGCAGCGCGATGACGCTGCCGTGCGGCGCGGGAGTCGAGAGCACCTCGGCGAGCCACGCGTACTGCTCCTCGGAGATCTCGCCGTGGTGGGATCCGGGCACGGTCGAGTCGAGGGCGATGACGCGCAGGCCGTTCACGTCGTAGACCATGTCGACGCTCTTCTCGCCCTCGTCGGAGTCGAGCAGGTGCTTGCGGAATGGAGTGCGGGTGTCGTGATTGCCCATCACCCAGATCACCTGGGCTCCGATGGCCTCGGCGGCGGGCTCCACGAGCGCGCGGAGGCGACGGTAGGCGTCCGCG
This DNA window, taken from Leucobacter tenebrionis, encodes the following:
- a CDS encoding metallophosphoesterase translates to MTASQHPPVEHFILHISDTHFVGGADLLHGKVDSDANLKRLFRDFAETKARPEAIVFTGDLADTGDADAYRRLRALVEPAAEAIGAQVIWVMGNHDTRTPFRKHLLDSDEGEKSVDMVYDVNGLRVIALDSTVPGSHHGEISEEQYAWLAEVLSTPAPHGSVIALHHPPVPSLLEPIEVVELRDQARFAEALRGTDVRAVLGGHLHFNTFSDIGGVPVSVASATCYTQDLNVESGGMRGQDGAQGFNLVHFYDDRVMHTVVPIGEFSTVYRITAEQLRSWTALSLEEVGAEMAMTAVESEPALA
- a CDS encoding carbohydrate ABC transporter permease, which encodes MTFTLVAPQQVAPGSGEGLEQAARALTRARTKRRIGLIPAFVILTALAVISIFPIYWMFVTAFRPADQMLSTSPVPGPFSLENFDYVWQTIPMLGMLGNTFGMALGLAVGQLAIAILASYGFARWSFRGQKILFLLFVGSWLVPFQVTMIPNYVLISKMGLLNTVLGVMVPQLAAAFAVMMLKQHLDSFPRELLDAADMDGRGSWRTLWEVVVPNLRPALAALGIMLFISAWNEYLWPALILRQSDALVQIGIRSFLGAEGNNWGAVMAASALACLPIFLIYIFLQRYVVDAFVRSGLK
- a CDS encoding carbohydrate ABC transporter permease is translated as MFIEVLPQQAAHATQPVSERAPHGARSAPGEAPEDPRRRIRRRFDAAPYLYVLPAVILLVVWTYWPLAQTFELSFYDWNMLPAQEKVPVGFENYATVLTLPELHQALLNTGLYIGAFLILSVALPVVFALISRRVAGRAKTIYQALIFVPFLVTPVATSAIWRWLFAPEGGTIPAVARTLGIEMGDVFRSPDSSMTAVVVIVGWQMLGFGVLVVSAGLSGISPDYAHAAGVDGAKPWRITWGITLPLLSPSLVFLSLMTILLSAQWTFPIIDLTTQGGPSGSSTNIYYLLYQFGFRNFDAGMSSAAGVLFFIGFGLIAFVFVELSERLSFHDN